CCAAGCCGCTCTCTTATCAGGGCACGCTGATCGACCGGATCGCGGTGCGTTTCGAGGCGGGCCGCATCGTCGAGGCGACAGCCGCGCATGGTCAGGATGTGCTGCGCAAGGTTCTCGAAACCGATGATGGCGCCCGGCGGCTTGGCGAAGTTGCGCTGGTGCCGCATTCGTCACCAATCTCGGCGAGCGGCCTTCTGTTCTTCAATACTTTGTTCGATGAGAATGCTGCCAGCCACATCGCGCTTGGCCAATGCTATGCGAAATGTTTCATCGATGGCGACAAACTGACGCCCGAACAGATCGCAGCGCAAGGCGGCAATACGAGCCTTATCCACATCGACTGGATGATCGGCTCCGACAAGATCGACATCGACGGCATTAAGCCCGATGGTTCGCGCGTGCCGGTCTTCCGCAAGGGCGAATGGGCGTAGCCGCCTCGTTGACGCCCCCGCCTGAGGGGATTATCTAAGATTGTGCCTAGGGGATCCCCGTCAGGGGGCTGAGAGGCTGGCAGCGCTTCGGTGAGAAGCGGCCCGGCGACCCTTCGAACCTGATCCAGTTTGTACTGGCGTAGGGATGGTCATCATGGTTTCTCAAAAAAAAATCCGCATCCTCGGTGCTGGCGTTGCCGGCCTCACGGCAGCCTATGAATTCGCCGCTGCCGGCCAGACAGTCGAAATCGTCGAGCGCGAGGCCGTGCCCGGCCACGGCTGCTCCTATTTTGCCGGCGGCATGTTGGCGCCCTGGTGCGAGGCCGAGAGCGCGCCGCCGCTTGTCATTGAATGGGGACTCGAAGGTCTGGCCTTCTGGGCCGAGACGCTCAAGCTCGCGACGGTCAACGGCAGCCTGCTTGTCGCCTCCGCGCGCGACAGTGCCGATCTCGTTCGTTTCTCGCGGCGAACATCCGGGCATGAATGGCTCGACGCCAATCAGCTTGCGATGCGCGAGCCGCATCTGGGTGGACGCTTTGACCGCGCACTGTTCTTTCCCGGCGAAGCGCACCTCGATCCGCGCTTGGCGATCGAAAAGCTTGTCGCTCGCCTGCGGGAATTCGAGCACGTAACATTTCGTTTCGATACGCCTGCCGAGGTGATCGCCGACGAAGCCGATTGGACAATCGATTGCCGCGGCTTTGCCGCGCGCGACGCCTTGCCTGATTTGCGCGGCGTGAAGGGCGAGATGCTCGTCGTCAAAACCGACGAGATCGTGTTTCAGCGGCCGGTGCAATTGCTGCATCCGCGCCATCCCGTCTATGTCGTGCCGCGCGGCGATGGGCGCTTCATGGTCGGTGCGACAGCGGTCGAGAATGAGGAACGTCCGCGCATTACGGCGCGTTCGATGCTCGAGCTTTTAAGCGCGGTTTATGCGCTGCATCCGGCCTTCGGAGAGGCGGAGATTGTCGAGACCGGCGCCGATCTGCGTCCGACATTTCCGGATAACATGCCGCGCATCAGGCGTGAGGGCCGCACGATCTATATCAATGGGCTTTATCGACATGGCTTTCTTCTGGCGCCGGCATTGGCGCGCCGCGCCGTCGCCGTGGCGCTCAGGGATGAAACTTTTCCGGAGGTGATGGATGCAAATCCGCGTCAACGGCAAAGAGCATGATGTTGCCGCGACGACGCTCGCGGCCCTGCTTGCTGAACTTGACTATCAGAATAGACTCGTTGCGACAGCGGTGAACCAAACCTTTGTCCGCGCGATTGATCGCCCGGCCACGCCGCTTCGCGCCGGTGATGCCGTCGAAATCCTCGTGCCGCGGCAAGGGGGCTGATCAGGATTGCCCATGCAGAATGCGCCCTTTGAAGTTTATGGTGTGACGCTTGGCTCGCGTTTGTTGATCGGCACGGCGCAATATCCGTCGCCGGCCGTTCTTGCCGACGCGGTCAAAGCGTCCGGCGCCGAAGTCGTCACGGTCTCGCTGCGGCGCGAGGCGGGCAAGGGCCGCGCTGGCGAGAGTTTCTGGAGTTTGATCCGCGACCTTGGCGTCAAGGTTCTGCCGAATACGGCCGGTTGCCGCAGTGTCAAGGAAGCCGTGACGACGGCCGAGATGGCGCGCGAGGTTTTCGCCACCGACTGGATCAAGCTCGAAGTGATCGGCGACGATGATCTCTTGCAGCCCGATGTCTTCGGACTTGTCGAGGCGGCAGGGATCCTTTCGCGCGCGGGTTTCAAGGTGTTTCCCTACACGACGGAAGATTTGCTCGTCGCCGAAAGACTCGTCGGCGCTGGCTGTGAAGTGCTTATGCCCTGGGGCGCGCCGATCGGCTCGGGCCGTGGCCTCAACAATGTTTTCGGGCTCCAGGCGTTACGAAAGAATTTCCCATCGACGCCGCTCATCATCGATGCTGGCATCGGAACGCCGGCTCATGCCGCCGCGGCCATGGAACTTGGTTATGACGCGGTCTTGTTGAATACCGCCATCGCCAAAGCCGGCGATCCTGTCGCGATGGCCCGCGCCCTCGCGCTTGGCATCGAAGCTGGGCGTCTCGGCTATTGTGCCGATCCGATTTTGTCGCGTGATATGGCCGAGCCATCGACGCCGCAGATCGGCCGCGCCTTCTCGGATTTGCCCAAACGTGCTTGACCGCTTCTACCCCATTGTCGATAGCGCGGACTGGGTCGCGCGACTCCTGACATGCGGCGTCAGGCTCGTGCAATTGCGCGTCAAGGATCAGCCGATCGAGGACGTCCGGCGTGAGATCAGGACAGCACGAACTCTCTGTCTCGCCGCGGGTGCTGAGCTGATCGTCAACGATTATTGGCAGGAGGCGATTGACCTCAGTTGCACGCATGTGCATCTCGGGCAGGGTGATCTCGACATTGCCGATGTGGCGATGATCCGCGGCGCGAATATCAAGATCGGTATTTCGACACACGACGAGGCCGAGCTCACGCGCGCGCTCGCACTCAAGCCGGATTATATCGCGCTGGGGCCGATTTATCCCACGATCCTGAAAGCGATGACTTTCGCGCCGCAGGGTCTCGATCGCATCGGCGAATGGAAGAAAAAAATCGGCGCCATTCCGCTTGTGGCCATCGGTGGCATCACGCTGGAGCGCGCGCCGGGCGTCTTTGCAGCGGGCGCCGACAGCGCCGCCGCTGTCACCGATATCACCCTTAATGCTGATCCGGAGACGCGCGCGCGCGCCTGGGTCGCGGCGACGCGGCTAGAAGAGGGCTAAGCTTCTTCTGGCTGTGTGTCCTCGTATTCTTCTTGTGTCATGATGGCGCGCAGAGTCCAGGCGACAGACGCAGGCTGCTCGACATTGCTGTAGATCACCAATTGCCGGGTCGCGTGCGATCCGTCTGGCGCGGCGAAGAAGATGCTTTCTTCAATCGCAATCGGCATGTCCTCAGCACTGAACATCCAGCGCGTACCGTCGGGCAGGTCGAGAAGCACAGCGCGGCCTTCAACGGCGCTATAGGGCTCGACGCTGGGATGGACGTGAAAGCGGATGGCGAAAGGAGTGGCCTTCGGCTTTTTTAACACCGATCTGAGTCTGTCCTCGCCATCGAGCCGCATTCCATCGGCGCTAAGCGTGAGCCGTCGCTCATGGATGAGGCCGAAGCGCGTGCGGTAGCCGTCATGCGAGGTCTTCAGGCTCGTCGTGTCCGGCTGAGTTTGGCGCTCGACGGTAACATTGCGTGGGCCCGAAATGATTTCATCGCGCAGCCATTTTTCAGTCCCTTCCGCCGCCGCGAAACGGCAGGACGATGTATCATCGACGACGAGTGTGGAATGCGCTGCGGTTGTCCGCGCTGCGCTTCGCGCCGCCGAAAGCTCGTCGTTCGGCGCACCGCAATTGACGATCAGCCGTTGTTGCCCGATCGAAAACTCAAATGATAAAGCGCCGGCATGGGCGCGCGTCGAAAATTCCGGCGGCGGTGGCCGTCCCGTGTCGACGATCAGGATGCTGTCGGCCGCCTCAACCCGCTGATAGCCGCTATAGGGCGCGTTGAAGAGCGGCTTCGCGCGCGGGTCCTCATAGGCAAGGACGGTGGCAATGACGTCTACCGGCGTTACGCCCATGCCGTTGAAGAGAGCGAGCGCGCCATCGCCATGGCGCAGCAGCCGTAACATTGGCACCATTCGGTCGATTGCGTTCAAAAGCTCCGGGGGTGGCGGCACAGCGCGCGCCGCATAGGCCTGCCGCAAGGGCAGAAGATCAAGCAGCAGGCGGATGAGCGTATCGGCGTTGCGGCTGATGTGGCCGCCATCTGGATAGATTTGGCGGGCGAGCTCGGTCGCGAGCAGATGCGTGCTGCGCCGTTGGAAATTTACACTGACCTGCGCGCAAATGCCCAGCTCGGCCAGACCGATTGCGGCGAGCAGGCGGTCTTCGCCGCTGACGAGATGCGCCGCAATCTGCCGTTCGAGAAAATATTGCAAGCGCATCAACGCCCGCATAAAGCGGCGGTAAAAGGCGCGATCGGCGTTTTCGAGAATGATCGGCGATTGCGAGAGAAATGACAGGGTCCGCCGCACCGCGACGCCCGTCTCCCAGGCGGGGGAACGATCCGGCTTTTCGTTGCGCGCCAAAAAATCGCTCACCAAAGCACGCGCGTTGGCACGTGCGAGGGCCGTATCGGCAGCGCGCAAGTGCCGTAGCCAGCCGAAACTCGCAAGCGCGCGCGCCCAGTTCTGCGAGGGCGCGACAGCTTCGAACGGCGAGAGACCGCGAAGATTGACCACTTTGCCGGCAAGCGCGAAATAACCGGAATAGATTTCACCGGCGATGGTCGCATCTGTCGTGCGCAAATCCTGAGGCGCGATTAGCAAACGTTCGGGCGCCTTCGCGCGCAGAGTCGCGAGCGTGGCAAAAGGCGCCGTCGCGCCGCGCCGCGTGAAAAGGCCCGCGCGCCTTGCGACACGGCGCCCGATATGCAGCTTCTCTCCTACGTTCACGTGCGTGCAGCAACCCCGTCTGCCGGCGATGGCTCCAGCCGGCGGTGCGCCAATTTCGGTCAAAATATCAGCTTGGTCCAGCAAAGCGTGCGGAATGTCAGGATTGACGCACAAGTCTTGCTGCAAAGAAGCCGTCGATGCCCGAGAGACGGGGCTCCTCGGCCGGCAAATAAGGCTGGAGTGTGCGCAGTTCACCTAACGCATTGATAAAGTCCGTTTGTCCGCCGACTTCCTCCGCGCTGATCGGCACACGCGATACGTCGGGATTACGGCGCAAAAGATTGGCGATCTGCTGCTCGCCCTCTTCAGGTTCGATCGAGCACACGCAATAAATGATCGTGCCGCCGCGTTTGACGAGGTCGAAGGCCTTATCGAGCATTCGCGCTTGCAGCGTAACGAGTTTGGCGATGTCGCCGGTCTTCTTGATCCAGGCGATATCCGGGTGACGCCGGATCGTCCCGGTGCCTGAGCATGGTGCATCGAGCAGCACGGCATCGAATGTGGGGCCGCTGAACGTCGTCACATCGGCGACGACAACTTCGGCCTCAAGCTGCAGCCGTTGAAAATTCGCCGCAAGAAGCTTCAGGCGCTCGGCGGAACGATCGACGGCCGTGACGCGCGCACCGCGCGCCGCAAGCTGCGCTGCCTTGCCGCCCGGCGCTGAGCAAAGATCGCCGATATGCAGACCGGGTGTGACGTTCAGAAGCTGAGCCGGCAAGGCTGCTGCCGCGTCCTGCACCCACCATGCGCCGTCCTCATAGCCGCAAAGCTCTTGAATCGGCTGATGCGACTTGAGTCGTATGGAGCCCGTCGGCAGAAGAACCGCGTCGAGCTTTTCTGCCCATTGAGCAGGATCCGATTTGACACTGATATCCAATGTCGGCTCAAGACGATTGGCGGTCGCGATTGCTTGCGCCATTTCTTCGCCATAGGCCTTGCGCCAACGCGCCGCGAGCCAGGCTGGTGTGTCGATATCGAGCGCCGGGCCCACGGCGAGGAATTCCTCGCGCCGGCGAATGAGATTGCGCGCGACGCCGTTGACCAGCGCGGCATAGGGCGCGCATTTCGAATCGAGCCGCGCCATCCGGACGGCGAGATCGACCGCCGCGTGATCGGGAACGTCGAGAAACAGGATTTGCGCGGCCGCGACCGTCAGCGTCCATTCGAGTTGCGGCGCGGAGCGCGGAAAGCCGTCGTCCAGGAGGGCCGCGAGCGCGTGGCGAATCGTGCCGAGCCGGCGCAGCGCCGCGGTGACGATCGAGCGAATGAGCGGAATGTCGCGCGGCGCAAGGCCGCCAAGACGGGATAGCCCCATCGGCGCCGCGAAGACCTCGTCGAGTGTATGGCCGCTGACGGTGACATCGCGAAGGATCGCGGCGGCGGCGAGGCGCGCGGCGAGGCCCGGCGCCTTCATGGCCTCCTGCTTGGCAAGATCTGCGGCGGCAGCGCGCTGCGGCTTCTTCATCAAGAGCGCCCCCTGACAGGCCGCGGATCGCGGGCCGAACGCGCGCTGCCAGGCAGATCGGCCGGCGCGGATGATTCGTACAGACTTACCATTGCCTTAGCTTGTGACGGAAATCAGACTTTCAGATAAGCTACCGTTGTGCCAGCGTAATGCGGCGGAAAGCGCGCCTGCACACAGTGCGATGACAAGGAATCAGGGTTTGGACGAAAAGACCGGGGATCAAATAAAACCGCGGGTGCTGAGCGCAGCGGCGCAACGCGCTTTGACTGAAGCCGAGGCGCGCCGCGTGCAAAAGCAGGAGGCCGCGCGCCCGGCCGAAATCGGCGGCCGCGATGGACCCGACCCGATCCGTTATGGCGATTGGGAAGTGAAGGGCATTGCCAGCGATTTTTGAGCGCCGCCGGTCAGGCGCTCAAGCCCGCGAGTAGCGTCGGAATGTCGAGCGGCCGGAAGCCATAATGCTGCAGCCAGCGGACGTCCGCGTCGAAAAAGGCGCGTAAATCCGGCATCCCGTATTTGAGCATGGCGATGCGATCGATGCCGATGCCCCAGGCAAAGCCCTGATAAACTTCGGGATCGAGGCCGCAATTCCTCAGCACATTGGGATGAACCATCCCGCAGCCGAGAATTTCGAGCCAATCCTCGCCCTCGCCGAAGCGAATCTCGCCGGCTTTACGGGAGCACTGGATATCGACTTCCATCGACGGCTCGGTGAACGGAAAGTAGCTCGGGCGGAAGCGCATTTTGACGTCAGGCACTTCAAAGAAGGCCTTGCAGAACTCGCTCAACACCCATTTCAGATTGCCGAGATTGGCCTGCTTGTCGATGACGAGACCTTCGACCTGATGAAACATCGGCGTGTGGGTCTGGTCGGAATCGCAGCGATACGTCCGGCCGGGGCAGATAACGCGGATCGGCGGCCGTTGCGTCAGCATGGTGCGCACTTGCACCGGACTCGTATGCGTGCGCAGCAGTTTGCGTTCGCCCGACGCGTCCGGCTTCAGGAAGAACGTATCGTGCATCTCCCGCGCCGGATGGTCCGGCTGAAAGTTGAGCTTGGTGAAATTATAATCGTCGGTCTCGATGTCCGGCCCCTCGGCGATGGCGAAGCCGAGGTCGGCGAAAATCGCCGCGAGTTCGTCCATCACTTGCGAGATCGGATGAACGCGGCCGAGATCAAGCGGGCTCGTGTGCGCCGGTAGCGTCACGTCGAGCGTTTCATTGGCGAGCCGCATTTCGAGCGCGGCTTCCTTGAGGATCGTGCGACGCTCGACAAGCGCGGTGCTGACGCGATCCTTCACGGCATTGATGACGGCGCCCTGCGTCTTGCGCTCCTCCGGCGCCATTTTGCCGAGGCCGGCGAGCAAGGCCGAGATCGAGCCCTTTTTGCCCAGCGCGGCGACGCGCACGGTTTCGAGCGCAGACTCGTCCGCAGCAGCGGCGACGGCAGCGAGCGTTTCCTGTTCCAGATCAGAGATATCAGACATCATAATTCACGGGTGTTTTGGCTTGGGGGCTTTTGCCACGCAGGCGCGGCGAAGTCCAGAAAAGGTGGCGGTCGTCGCCGATGTCGGAGCTAGCCATGTTCTGATGCTTCACGACTGCCATGGGCCGAAGAGAACGAATCGCTTCGCGGAAGGTGCTTTGGATTTAGGGGGATGGGCACTGACGGGCATTGAGCTTGCCTCTGAGAAGGCCGGCAGGTGATGTGACCAAGATAGCTTCTTTCAACTTGAGAGGAGCTACCTATGAACAAGCCCGTCACTTCCGCGACCGGTCTGCGCCAGCGGATGATCGAGGATATGAACGTTCGCGGTTTCTCGGCGAAGACGCAGCATGACTATCTGCGCATGGTCGAGCGCTTCGCTGCATTCCTGGGGCGCTCGCCGGATCTCGCGACGCCTGAAGATATTCGCCGCTTCCAGGTCGAGCAGCGGGAAGCCGGAATGCCGGCGCCAGCGATGAACAGCCATATCTCGGGTTTGCGTTTCTTCTTCACCACAACGATCGACCGTCCCGATCTATCACGCAAATTGCTGCGCGTTTCCTATCCTCGCAAGCTTCCGATGGTATTGAGCCAGGATGAGGTTGCCCGACTCCTGGCAGCCACCAGCTGCCTTAAGCACCGCGCCGCACTGAGTGTTGCCTATGGCGCAGGCCTTCGAGTCGCCGAAGTGGCTGTGCTCAAAGTCGGCGATATCGACAGCGAACGCATGCTGATCCGGGTCGAGCGCGGCAAAGGCGGCCGGTATCGCAATGCGATGCTCTCGCCGGATCTCCTTGCGTTGCTGCGGGCGTGGTGGAAGGAAGGCCGCCGCCAAAGGGGGATGCTGCCCGGCGGATGGTTGTTCCCCGGCCAAAACCACATCAGGCCGATCACCACGCGCCAGTTGAGCCGGGTCGTCGAAGACGCGGCTCGGATCGCCGGGATTACCAAGCGGGTCAGCCCGCATACGCTGCGCCACAGCTTCGCAACGCATCTGCTTGAAGACGGCTCGATATCCGTGTGATCCAGGTACTCCTCGGTCACGCGAAGCTCGATAACACCGCCCTTTACACCAAGGTCGCAACGCGGACAGTGCGGACCGTGATCAGCCCTCTCGACAAGATCGCAAACCTCATCAGCGATAAGACTGAGGTCGGCAGCTGAGGCGGCGTGCAGACCTCCGCGCTGGAGGTCGCCGATATCTTCCGAGCCGCAGGAGCAAGCTACCGTGCCGCGCAGGCAGGGCATCTGAACCTCGCGCAATTGAAGGTCATGTCGGCGATCGAGACCTGCCGGACCGCAGCACTCGGCGGCCACGTCGAGGGTTGCGACGACTGCGGTCATCTTCGTATTGCCTATAATAGTTGCCGCAACCGGCATTGCCCAAAGTGCCAGGGCGCGGCGGCGCGCGCATGGCTTGCCGAACGCGAGGCCGATCTGCTGCCGGTCGGCTATTTCCACGTCGTCTTCACACTGCCCGCCGAGGTCGGCGACATCGCCTGGCAGAACAAGGCGATCGTTTACGACCTGCTGTTCAAGACGGCGTCGGAGACGATGATGTCGATCGCCGCCGATCCAAAACACCTCGGCGCCCGGATCGGTATCACGGCGGTGTTGCACACGTGGGGATCAGCAATGACGCATCATCCACATGTGCACATGATCGTGCCGGGCGGCGGAATCTCGCCAGATGGCGAGCGCTGGATCGGGTCACGCCCTGCATTCCTTTTGCCGGTCCGAGTCCTTTCGAAGCTCTTCCGCCGACTGTTCCTCACACGGCTCCTCAGCCTGCATGCCGCAGGCAGGCTCGTCTTCTTCGGCAAGTTAAAAAGCCTTGATGACAGGCGCGCATTCGTTCGGCATGTCGCGCCACTTAGACGCAAGAAGTGGCACGTCTATGCCAAGGCCCCCTTTGCCGGGCCCGAGGCGGTACTCGCCTATCTCTCCCGCTACACGCATCGGGTCGCGATCTCGAACCGGCGGCTGATCGCCTTCGGCAAGGATGGCGTCACGTTCCGGTATCAGGATTACCGCCGCCGCGGGTCCGAGCGCCAGCAGGTCATGACGCTCCATCCACACGAGTTCATGCGCCGCTTCCTGCTGCATGTGCTGCCACGCGGCTTTCATCGCATTCGCCATTATGGCCTGTTTGCCAGCGGCACACGCATGGCCAGCATAGCTCACATCCGCGAACTCCTGGCCGCTGCACCTCCAGAAGAAGCTCCCAAATCGGCGGATTTGCCCGATCCGCTCCCGCCATGTCCCTGCTGCGGTGGCCACATGCGCATCATCGAGACATTCGGGCGCTGGAGCCAACCGCGTGCGCCGCCGCAAGCGTTCACAGCAACCGGGACGGCACCGTCGTGACCCGGCACGGCCTGATCCTATGCCACGCCGCGGCGCCATCGTTGCGGCCACAGACTTCCTGCGTGCCCATTGTTCCTAACAACGCGATCAGCGACAATACTCTCGCCAGAAATGCTCGCCTGCAGCCTATTGCTCCAGTCGCTACGAGGTCTCAGATCGAGCCAACGTGCTTCAGACTCGCCGCCCGGCAAAACGCTGGCACGCGCATAGATCCCAAATCTCCATAGATTACGCTCTGCACACCGCGGGTTCGTTCTTCGGGGACTTTCGTACGCCTGTCGGCATGCGAAACTCTTATATGAGGATCGTCAAGGCAATTCCTTCCACGATGTCGTCATAGATCAAACGGTCGAGTCCATTGCATGACGCGGCTCGCGAGCGAACCCTGTCCACCTTATATTCGGTCAGGGCCATCGCACCTGAACCATAATCCCGCTTGCGGCGGATCCGGACTCGAGAAGACGAAGCCATTCTTCAACGGCGGCATTTCAAGCCATGAGTTTCGTCGGCTCGTCTACCGAGGGTCTGCCAGGGTTAACCAGTCCTGACAGATTTCTGAAAGAGTGCGGCGTGGCTTTTGTCAGGGTCTCGCAACGGCACCTTCGATGACGATTCCGGCGTTGACGTACTTCCAGAGTGCCACGAGAAGTTTGCGCGCAAGCGCGACGATCGCGGATTTCTTCTGACGACCGCCATTTTGCGCCACTCGCGCCTTGAACCATGCGGTGAGCGCGGAAGTTGGCTGATGACGTACCCATAGCCATGCGAGCTGAACAAGCGTCGCGCGCAGCCTAGGATTGCCCGACTTGGATACACCCTGTTCGTGGCTGATTTGACCACTTTGCCACGGCGTCGGCGCAAGACCTGCGTAAGCAGCCACCTGCCTTCGGTTGTCGAAGTGCCTTGATAGACCTTCGGACCAAAGGACCGCGGCAAACTCGGGACCAATGCCCTTGAGCTTGAGTAACAGCGCCGGTTCCGACGCTGATTTTTCGGCCGTAGCCAGCATGGCGTTGCGTGTCTCTTCGACCTCTCCGATTTGCTTGATCAGCAGCTCGAGACGGTCGAGTTCACGGCTGATCTGCGATTTCAGCGCCGTCGGCAATCGGCGCCCATCTCCGGTCACGAGCGTCTCGAGGCGCTCACGCCGATCTCGGTTCAAGGGCTCGTATCTGGATATCCCTTGGTTGAAGAGTAAACCCTTAATCCGATTGACATGCCTTATTCTCTCGTTGAGCAGCGCTTTGCGCTCCCGCACCGCGCGGCGGCGATCTTCGTCCTCCGGAGTAGGCACCCGAAGCATGGCGCAAACTCGCGGCTCACCGCGCTTATAGGCTAGCAAGGCCCGAACGAGTGCCTCGCCATCAATCCTGTCGGTCTTTGCCCGCCGCCGCCGGCGCGACGTCGCAATGGATGCAGGGTCGACGATATAGCTCTCAACGCCTTCGCGCTCGAGAATCCGGTGTATCCGGAAACCATCCAGGCCAGCCTCCTGGATCGATATGATGCGGAAGCCCTGTCGGGTGCGAGCTTCGGCCTTACGCTGGAGATCCCCAAATCGCGCCAGCAAGGCTGGGATGTCGCCGGCGTCAACGTTGAACTTCGACATCTTCTCGCCGGTACCCGGCGATATAGATGTGACCAGCCACTTTGAACGTGAGAGCTCCAGGGAGACGAAGATCGCGCCAAGATCAGTTCGGATAGCGATATGAGCTTCGGCATGATCGGCAGTAACTTGCATGATGACCTCCAGGGTTTGTGGGCGACTCCACTCTGACAGAGCTTTCGTCGGTCACCACCTCATGGGATCTTCACGAAAGCGGAACGGCGGCTTTGAGACGACAAGAGCGCGAAAGCAGACATTCCAATGGAGATGTTTACTTCGAATGTGCAGGCGTCAAATTCTGGCCGCCGTCCGCGCGCCGAGCTGCTCGATAACGGCCAGGCGATAGGCCGTGATGTCGAAAAAACAGCTTTGAAAATGCGGCCGCAGTCCCGTAACCCACTCGGCTCGCGATACGTGAAATCCCATCGTCGGTCGACTCTAGCAGAAACGCCGCCTCCTCCATCCGCCGTGTGATCAGATATCGGTACACAGACTGCCCGACGAGTTTGGTGAAACGCGCCGAAAACGCCGAGCGACTGAGCCCCACGCGTTGCCCAAGGTCACGAATCGTCCAGGGCTGCTCCGGTTGTTTGTGCATCAACTGAAGCGCTGGCCCGATATGCGGGTCGGCCATCGCCCCGAGCCATCCGCCTTCTCCGGGACGGAGAGAACTGATCCAGCTTCGTAGCACCTCGACGAACAGCACTTCCGTCAATCGCGAGAGCGCGACGCGTTGGCCGGGACGCTCGACCGCCGACTCGCTCGCTATGCGTTCGAGAATCAATCCGAGCCAATCACGGTCTACGGTCGGCTTCAGGAGAAGCACAGGCGGAAGCAATTCCAGCAAGCTGCCGCGCGAGGGCTGTGACACAGCAAAATAACCACAGATCATCTTCGAGAACGGCTGCTCATTGCCCCCGTGACGAACGGAGCTAAGTTGTCCAGCAGGGCGATCGAAGTCTCCAATCCGGAGCGGCTTCGTCTGGCGATCCGAGTAAAACACATGGGGCTCGCCGCGTGTGACGACGACAAAGTCGCCCTTGGTCATGCAGAGCTCCGGTCCCTGTTCGAGGGCGAGGGTCGCTGAGCCACGACAGAGATAATGGAACAGGGCATAGGGACGCGCTGGCAACGCCAGGCTCCAGGGATGGCCGAGCTCAAAGCGGAAGAGCAGGGTTCCGCCCAGGCGAACGCGATCAAGCACTTCGGCGAGGATATCCACGTGCTGAACAGTAATCCTGCGGACGATCAGACACAATACTTAGACGATTGGGCGCTATCGTCTGACAACCCCTCCTATTACGTCATGTCGCGGCGGCCCGACGCATCGTGGAGCAGCCATTTCGCCAACCGCAGATGGAAGAACTGCGACTTTGCGGAGACCAGCGTCGTCCGACGTTCCATCAGGAGCACTCAATGCGAAATCTTTTACTCTCAGCGGCCAGCGTCCTCATCGCTGGAATTACCGCTCCCCGCCCAATCGGCTCAACCGCCTAAGGGGGCGGCTCACAATATCGTTCTCGTGCATGGTGCTTTCGTGGACCAAACGAGCTGGCAGCCCGTTGCCGATATCCTCACAAAGAAGGGCTACAACGTAACGCTCGTCGAAAATCCGCTTACCTCCCTGGCAGCGGATGTGGAAGCTACCAAACAGGCGCTCGCGAAGCAGGACGGCAGGACTGTTCTTGTTGGTCACTCCTGGGCCGGCGTGGTCATCACCGAAGCAGGTAATGATCCCAAGGTCTCGGCACTTGTCTACGTCTCCGCGTTCGCGCCTGACGTGGGTGAATCGC
This Methylovirgula sp. DNA region includes the following protein-coding sequences:
- a CDS encoding IS91 family transposase produces the protein MQTSALEVADIFRAAGASYRAAQAGHLNLAQLKVMSAIETCRTAALGGHVEGCDDCGHLRIAYNSCRNRHCPKCQGAAARAWLAEREADLLPVGYFHVVFTLPAEVGDIAWQNKAIVYDLLFKTASETMMSIAADPKHLGARIGITAVLHTWGSAMTHHPHVHMIVPGGGISPDGERWIGSRPAFLLPVRVLSKLFRRLFLTRLLSLHAAGRLVFFGKLKSLDDRRAFVRHVAPLRRKKWHVYAKAPFAGPEAVLAYLSRYTHRVAISNRRLIAFGKDGVTFRYQDYRRRGSERQQVMTLHPHEFMRRFLLHVLPRGFHRIRHYGLFASGTRMASIAHIRELLAAAPPEEAPKSADLPDPLPPCPCCGGHMRIIETFGRWSQPRAPPQAFTATGTAPS
- the pheS gene encoding phenylalanine--tRNA ligase subunit alpha gives rise to the protein MSDISDLEQETLAAVAAAADESALETVRVAALGKKGSISALLAGLGKMAPEERKTQGAVINAVKDRVSTALVERRTILKEAALEMRLANETLDVTLPAHTSPLDLGRVHPISQVMDELAAIFADLGFAIAEGPDIETDDYNFTKLNFQPDHPAREMHDTFFLKPDASGERKLLRTHTSPVQVRTMLTQRPPIRVICPGRTYRCDSDQTHTPMFHQVEGLVIDKQANLGNLKWVLSEFCKAFFEVPDVKMRFRPSYFPFTEPSMEVDIQCSRKAGEIRFGEGEDWLEILGCGMVHPNVLRNCGLDPEVYQGFAWGIGIDRIAMLKYGMPDLRAFFDADVRWLQHYGFRPLDIPTLLAGLSA
- a CDS encoding IS110 family transposase, with product MQVTADHAEAHIAIRTDLGAIFVSLELSRSKWLVTSISPGTGEKMSKFNVDAGDIPALLARFGDLQRKAEARTRQGFRIISIQEAGLDGFRIHRILEREGVESYIVDPASIATSRRRRRAKTDRIDGEALVRALLAYKRGEPRVCAMLRVPTPEDEDRRRAVRERKALLNERIRHVNRIKGLLFNQGISRYEPLNRDRRERLETLVTGDGRRLPTALKSQISRELDRLELLIKQIGEVEETRNAMLATAEKSASEPALLLKLKGIGPEFAAVLWSEGLSRHFDNRRQVAAYAGLAPTPWQSGQISHEQGVSKSGNPRLRATLVQLAWLWVRHQPTSALTAWFKARVAQNGGRQKKSAIVALARKLLVALWKYVNAGIVIEGAVARP
- a CDS encoding AraC family transcriptional regulator; amino-acid sequence: MDILAEVLDRVRLGGTLLFRFELGHPWSLALPARPYALFHYLCRGSATLALEQGPELCMTKGDFVVVTRGEPHVFYSDRQTKPLRIGDFDRPAGQLSSVRHGGNEQPFSKMICGYFAVSQPSRGSLLELLPPVLLLKPTVDRDWLGLILERIASESAVERPGQRVALSRLTEVLFVEVLRSWISSLRPGEGGWLGAMADPHIGPALQLMHKQPEQPWTIRDLGQRVGLSRSAFSARFTKLVGQSVYRYLITRRMEEAAFLLESTDDGISRIASRVGYGTAAAFSKLFFRHHGLSPGRYRAARRADGGQNLTPAHSK